Genomic window (Croceicoccus sp. Ery15):
GATACTGAGGTAGAAGGTGACTTCGATTGTAATGTGTCCAGCAATCAATATCATCTATTCGCCGTAAGTCTTGGCATCGAGGATACGTACACCAGTGACGGATGCGGATGGAGTTGCGGTCGCCAGCAAAGGATTGATGTAGTCCGGCGTAATCCCGTCGGTTGATGTAGGGGCTAGAGCCATGATACTTATCCTTTTTCGCGCCTATCCGCGTAAACGGCCATCAATGCTTCGAGCGCCGTAGAGGGAGTTCGCCACCTATTCGCCCATCGAAGTGACGATCGCCGTCATCATGGCCCCGCTTATTTCATCTTCTTGAGTTCGCGCATCGCGCGATTGGCTGCGATGCGCCCGGCGATACCCGATACGCCGCCGCCCGGATGGGCGCCCGCGCCGCCGATAAGGAAGCCCGGGAACGGCGGTTTGGGTCCGCCGAAGCCGGTAGCGGGGCGATGCACCCCGGCGCGCAGGGCTCCGAAATCGACATGGGTTACGCAACCGTTGGTGACGTTGAGCCGCCTTTCGCGCTCGCGCGCGGTTTCGACGAAGCGGCCCACCTCGCTATCGAGACCGTCGTAGAACTCACCCAGCTGTGTCTTGATCGACGTCATCGTGCGGTTCTTGAGCTGCTGCGACCAGCCCTCGCGCGCATCGACTGCGATGCTGGGCAGGTAGACATAGGCCAGCGAGCCGCCCGGAGGAGCCTGCGTCGGGTCCGAGTTCGACAACGGCGTCACCGACACGGCATGGCGGCGGGGAATATCGCCGCGGCGGGCGGCGGCGAAGGATTCGCGCACTTCGTCGGGCGTACCGATCAGGCCCACCGCCTTGTTGAGATCGGCATTGTCGTGACGCAGGTCCTGATGCTTCTTCAGCGTCAGCGGACCCGACATCGCCAGATTGGCGAGGAAGGGGGCGGCATTGGAACGGTTCGCGGGCGCATGTTCGATGCGCTTCATCAGCGTGCGAGGCACGCCACCGGGCGTGGTCAGGCGCATGGCCGTGCGCGGATCGCAAGTGGCGATCACCATCTTGGCACGAATGACCCGGCCATCGTGCAGCCGCACACCTTTCGCCGCGCCATCATCGACGATGATCTCGGCAACAGGGGCATTGAGTTCGATCTGCGCGCCCGACGCCTCGATACTCCGCGCCAGCGCGTCGGCAAATGACTGGAGGCTGCCGATGGGCTTGCCCGTGCCATATTTGTGGGTAACGGCGAAAATCATGTAGGCCGCCGCGTTGCCATCGTCATCGACGGGGCCGGCGCCCGCGGCAATGCCCAGCAGCAGGGCGATGGTCGCCGGATGTTCGAAACGCTCGCACGCGACCTGGTCGGCGGTGGCCTTGGACAGCGCCACCAGCTCGTCCTTCAGCCGCACGTTGCGTACCGCGCTGCCGATCATCTTGGACATGTTCTTCACGTCCGGCCGACCGGGTTCCGACATCATGATCGGAAAGCCGATATCCATCATGACGTTCAGCGTCTTCATGAACTCCAGATAGGCCTTGCCGTCATTGCGATTGATGCGCGCAATGTCTTCGGCGGTGCGGCGATAATCGTAAAACAGCGCGATCGAGCTGCCATCGGGATGGAGATAGGCATAGGTCGGATCGGGATCGACCGTGCGCAACCCGTATCTCGGCAGGTCGAAATCCTCGATGATCCCGGATTTGCGGGCGAACAGCAGTTCCACGGCGCATGGCGTGACGAGGTGTCCGGGCGCCTCGGGGATCATATAGCCCGAACTGGTCATGCCGCCGACCTTGTCGAGCCGCTCTACGACGAGCACTTTCTTGCCCTCGCGTGCCAGATATCCCGCAGCGGCCATGCCATTGTGGCCGGCGCCGATCACGACAACGTCGAACAGATCGGCTTCGATGTTAGGGTGCGTTGCCATAGTTCAGGCGTCTGCAGTTGCGGTATAGGCCTTGCCCCATTCGGCCAAGGCCAGCAGGCGGGTCTTGCGATCGCTCTGAATCTGCGGAATTTTCGCCTCGTCCGGGCCGTCGGGCACCAGCACGAGCGGTTCCTTGCCCAGACTGGCCAGCGCCAGCGCGCACACGTCGTCAGGGTCATAGGCCATGGTGTAATCCATCCCCAGCCCCTCGGTGGACTTGCGCAGCGTAGGCGTATCCATGATCGGTGCGCCCATGCCGAGGATGTCGACATTCTGCCCGTCAAGCTCGGCCCAAAGCGATTCCACGAAGTTCAGTTCGAACGCCTTGGTGGCGGAATACATGACGAGCCAGGGCTGGCCGCCAAGTCCGGCACCCGAGGACATGACGATGATGCCGCCCTTGCCGCGCTTTAAGAAGCGGTTGCCAAAGCCGTGGGTGGCTTCCAGCACATTGGCGGCATTCATCGTCAGCAATCGCAGCGACCGTTCGACCGGCGAGGCGAGGAAGCCGTTGCCCGCCCCGTCCGCACCGGCATTGGAGATGTACAGACCCACGTCGAGATCGGCGGTTTCCTCGACAATGCGGCCACCAGCGCCCTGCTCGGTCAGATCGGCAACAAGCGCGCGGAATTCGATACCGTATTCGGAAGCGAGCTGCTTTCCCAGCGCGTCGAGCGCCTCTTGCCGGCGCGAGATGAGGACGAGGTTGATGCCCATGGCGGCTAGCTGCCTGGCATAGCACGCACCCGTGCCGTCGGAGGCACCAGCGATGACGGCCCAGGGACCATATTTCCCCGAAAAGGCGGCCCGGTCGAAATCGGGCAGGTCGATCTTGCGCATAAGCTTTTCTGTTCCTTTCAATTGCCGCAGGCGCGTGCTGGCCCCGGCGATGCTGTTTGCGGCGCAGCCTATAGATACGTGAAGTGGCGCCCGCCTATCGAGGGGAGGGCGGGCGGGAAGGCTCGGAGCCTGCCGGCCCGCTCAATGTTCGCGGTCTTGCCGGTGACGACTCCGGTATAATTTCCGACCGCCGCGCGTGTATAGAGATAGGCGAAGCGGGCGCGGTCCGTCGCGCCCTCCATTGGAATCGCAAGTCCTGCCGCTTGCGCCCAATCGTGCGTGGCGGTTCAGGCCGCGATGTTGGGCTGGCGATAGCCGATATAATGCAGCGCGATAGTGCGATCGTTTGGGACAGGGCATCGATAGGTCTAGGCCATGCGAAGCGAGGTTCTATCAGCACAGCCTTTCGCAGATCTAGGTGCGAGTGCGTGCGGATGATAACTGGATTGCCCTAAAGATCGCGGAATTCTTCATACAAGTCGATTCCCACCGTCAAATCCCCTACGCTCCGTCGACATCCCACAGCACATGCAGGGCATCAGGCCCGCGCATGTTCAGGCCGCGGATTTCTGGCTTCGGATAGTCCGGGTCGAAGCGCAGGCCCGGAAGGTCGAGTATCTCTTCCAGCGCGACCTCCATCTCGGTCAGCGCCATGTGCATGCCAAGACACATGTGCGGCCCAAAGCCAAAACTCAGCAGCGGCCGCATCGGGCGCTTGAGCCACAGCCGGTCGGGATCATCGTACACTTCGGGATCGCGGTTGGCGGAAGCGATCGAGCATAGCACCGCCGTTCCCTTGGGTATGGTCATTCCGCCGATTTCCATGTCGCGGGCGGCAATACGGGCAACCGCGCCGGCCGTGGGATCGCGGCGCATGGTCTCCATGACCGCCTTCGGCACAAGGCTGCGATCCTGGCGCAGTTCCTCCAGCACGTCCGGCTCTTCCAGCAACTGTACCATCATATTGGCAAAGCTGCGGGTCGTCGTTTCGCCTGCGGCCAGCAGCAGCATGCGGATGAAGTTCGCGATATCCTCGTCGCTGAACTTCTCGCCCTCATGCTCGGTCGTCATCATATAGCCGAGGATGTCGTTACGCATTTCACCGCGCGCGCGATATTGCTGCACGATCGGCATCAGCGTTTCGAACATGGATTGCCCGGCGACCATCGATTGGGGGATGGTGACCTTGGCGACTTCGGGATCGGTCTGCGGGGCGGCGACGACCTGAATGGCCCAGCTTGCCAGATTGCCCAGCAGGTCTTCGTCATGCGGAAAGCCGAAATAGGCATACATCGCGCGAATGGGGAAGGGCAGGGCAAACTCGCGCAGCAGGTCCGCCTTGCCGTTGGGGCGCAGTTTCTCGACGAATTCGTTCACAACCACCGGACGGATCAGCGTTTCCATCAGCTTGCGGATCTGGCCGCGCATGAACGGCTTTTGCAGCGTCTTGCGATATTTTGTGTGTTCCTCGCCATCCATCGCGGTGAGCAACAGATTGTCGACAGCGGCCCCGAACCCGTCACCGACGATATAGCTGAGCCAGTCGTCGGGGTTCATCAACACCGAATGGATGTCGTTATAACGATACAGGGTCACCACAGGGCGGCCTGTCATCATGTAGTCGGCCATGCTGGGAATGCTGTTTTCCTGCAGCAGGTCGCCGTGCATTACGGGGCACTTGGCGCGCTTTTCCTCGAACATCGGATAGGGGTTGGCGGGTGCGACACCCGAATATCCGTGCGTGACGAGCGAGTAATCCCTGACCATCTGGTCGAGCATTGCATTATATTTGCCGGTCATTTCACTTTCCAATCCATGCGGTGCAGCCAGCTTTCGCGGAGGGTCCGAACCGTTTACGGAGATGGGCGCCCAGCAGCAGGCTTTGACGACAGTAGAGCCGTCTGGCATCGCGGCTCCACCTATCGCAGGAAAGGGAAGGCGGGCTTAACCGGCGGTGATGCCGCCATCGGCAACATGGCACGCGCCGTGCACGGATCTCGCGCGATCCGATGCCAGAAACAGCAGGGGCTCCACGATATCCTCGGGCTGCGACGGTGGGCGCAGGCCAAAATAGCGGCTGTAGAGCGACTGGTCTGCATGCTTGGGAATTTCAAGGCCATCGGCCATGCCGGTCAGCATGCCGCCGGGCGCCAGCGCGTTGATGCGGACGGGCTTGTGCATGAACTCCATCGCGAGCGACTTTGTCAGGCTGAGCAGCGCCGACTTGGTCGCGCCATAGGGCGCGGTATAGGCCTGGCCCAGAAACGCCGCGCTCGACACCACGTTAACGACATTGCCATGGCTTTCCACCAGATGCGGCATGGCTGCCTGCATCATGAAGAACGGGCCCGATACATTGGCCGCAAACAGCGTGTTCCAGTCTTGCGTCGTGACATCCTCCAGCGCGTGAAAGCGCAGGATGCCCGCGATATTGCACAAAACCTCGAGGCGGCCGAAGGCGCCGACCGCTGTTGCGACAGCCTGTGCGCAAACCGCCGGATCGCCCAGATCGCCCGCCATGCTGGCGCATTCGCCTCCGGCCTCCTCTATCCGCCGCGCGGTTTCCGCCAGCCCGTCGGCATTGATGTCGACAAGGCATAATCTGCCGCCTTCGCTGGCGAACCGAATGCTGGCGGCGCGGCCAAGGCCCGATGCCGCGCCGGTGACGAGGACGACCTTGCCTGCGAACTCGCCAGCGCTCACTACACGTCCCAGACGAGCGGCAGGGTAACCGGCTGGATCATGCCCAAATGATATTCAAGCTGGTGGCCGGGTTTGACACTGAACTGCGGGATGCGGCCGAGAAATTCCTCGAGCGCGATCCGCATTTCGCGCTTCGCCAGATGCATGCCGATGCAGGTATGCAGCCCATAGCCGAAAGAAACGTGACGCGGCCTGCGCCCGAAATCGACTTTATCGGGATTGTCGAACTCTGCCGGATCGCGCCCGGCCAGCGTTGTGCTCATCGCCACCTTGTCGCCGGGCATCATCTTCACGCCGTGAAATTCCGTTTCGCGGGTGCAGGTGCGGAAAGTTGTCACCGCCGCATAGGCGCGCATCAGTTCGTCGATGGCATGCGGGATTTCCTCTGGGTTTTGGCGCAGGAATTCCTGATCACCGTCTTCGCGCGCCAGATGGGCGAATTGCAGGCCCATGTTGGTGGAAACGGTGTCCAGCCCGCCGATGAAAAGGTTGAAGGAAAATCCGACCAGCTCGTCATCATTAAGTTTCGCACCCTCTACGTCGACCGCAAGGGCATAGCTGATGATGTCGTCGCGGGGCGATTTGCGCCGGTCCTCAATCTGCTCGCGCAGGTAGTCGACAACTTTTCGGGTCGCTGCAGCGATTTTCCCCAGATCGGAGGCGTGGAGCAGGTCGTACTCCCATTCAAGGAACTGCCGTGTGTGATCGAGCGGGAAATCCATCAGTTCGAGGAAGACCTTTATCGGGAATTCAAAGGCAAATTCCGCCATGAATTCACATTCGCCTCGTTGGCGAAAGGCTTCCACATAGTCCACAGCATATTGCCGGATCTTGCCATCGAGCGAGGATACCGCTTTCGGCGTGAACAGCGGATTGGCCATCTTGCGATATTTGGCGTGGTTTGGCGGATCGACCTCTGCCGGAGTGTTGGTCCAGTTTTCACCGATCAACTTGGCAAAGGGAGAGAAGTCCTTGCTGGAGAAGGTGTCGGTGTCGAAGTAGATTTCGCGAAGATGGTCCATGCGGCGCACCACCCACGCCGGTGATCCACCGGGATAGGCGTGGGGCGCATAGAAAATGTCGGGCCCTTCGGCGTGGACTTTGGGAGCCCACCCCCGATGTGGTTCCTCACGCGTCGTCATGCCGAAAATATAGGGAAAAGGCTTCACGAGGTTGGCAGGCACATGCGTCGGAATCACTGCTTCGGGCATTTCTGGCTGCATTTCTGGCTCCCAATCTTTGGCGACACGATCCACCTGCGCGGTGTGACCGGCCAAACCTCTATTTTCAAACCGGGGACTATAACTTACACCTAATTTCAACAAGTAGGATCACCTTTATGGGGTTAGTAACCTTTATATGACCGTTACCGATGAAGATCCTGTCGACCGCGGCGTCAGTCCCAATTCGCACGATGCGCTGCGCCGCGCATTGACGATGATTTCGGGCAAGTGGAAGCTTGAGATATTGTGGCTGCTGTATCATCGCACCCATCGTTTCGGGGAATTGCAGAAAACTATTCACGGTGTTTCGCAGCATGTGCTGACCAAGCAGCTGCGCGAGCTTGAGGCCGACGGGCTGATCACGCGCAAAATCTATGCCGAGGTGCCGCCCCGCGTGGAATATTCGATGACCGATGCCACGCGTGAGCTTGAGCCGACGATCCAGTCGCTGATGCTCTGGTGGGAAAACCATGGCAGCAATACGAGGGGTACATGATGGCGGCAGATCTCGAGACGATTTTTGCAGAGGCACGCACTTTCAACGGCTATAACGAAAGGTCCGTGCCCTCTGCATTGCTGCGGGAATTATACGATCATCTGAAATGGGGTCCCACCTCGGCTAATTCCTGCCCGGCGCGGTTTGTCTTCGTTACTTCGGGCGAGGCGAAGGAGCGGTTGCTGGCCTGCGTGAACGAGGGGAACCTCGCCAAGGTTCGCTCCGCGCCGGTCACCGCCATTGTCGCAGCGGATACGCGATTTTACGAGGAGATGCCCAAGCTGTTTCCGTCGCGCGATTTCGCGTCGGCCTTTGCGGGAAAGACCGCGGTTATCGACGATCTGCTGGCGCGCAACGTGCCGCTGCAGGGAGCGTATATGATTGTCGCGGCGCGCGGGTTGGGATTGGATTGCGGGCCCATGTCGGGCTTTGATGCAGAGGCGCTGAACCGGGCCCTCTTTCCCGAAGGCCGCTGGAAGGCAAATTTCATCTGCGCATTGGGATATGGCGACAGGACGAGCCTGTTTCCCCGTAACCCGCGATTGCCGTTCGAGGATGCCTGCCGGATCGTCTGACGCGGATTACACAGACAGACGACCATCGCCCGGCCTATGACCGGGCGATGGATTTCGTGTCCCGCCTTAGTAGGAACCCGGAGGTGCTATCGGATCGCCACCGGCAAGGGCTCGGCCCTGAATTTCATAGCCGATCGTGGGAATGTTCTGGATGTGCCGAAGCGCCATCGAAATGTCGCGCCAGTAACGGTTGATCGGCTTATCGAGCGAAAAGCCCGACGAACCGGCCTGGAACATGAGCGATTCACTGGCCGCGTGGATCGATTCGACGATCTGGCCGCCCATCGCACGATGGCGAACCTTTTCCTCAGCCGTGAACTCTTCACCCATTCCGACCCGATCGAGCTTTGCGGCAAGGCTGAACAGGATGGTCTTGGCAGTTTCGACCAATGCGGCAGCTTCACCCAGATCGCGCATATATGCACCCGATCCAGTGCGCGGTCCGATCGTCGTGGTAAGGACGGGTTTGCCCGATTCCGCTGTCACGATCTCAAGCATGGCTTCGACCGCGCCGATAAGCTGGGCAAGACCGGTGGTCCGCACCATCGGAACTGCGGGAACAAGGTCCGACGGCGCGCCGAAATGTTTCTTGGTGGGATCGATTTGTCCGGTGCGTTCATTCATCAAAGCCATCTGGCTGTCAGGGATGAAAACGTCCTTTGCAATCGCGGTGTCGGAACCGGTGCCCTGCATGCCGCTGACGAACCAAGTATCCTTGATCTCGAATTCGCTCATCGGAATGTAGCACATGTTGATGCCGGGTACGACGGGGCCGTCATAATCCTCGAGAACGACGCCCTGTTGCGTCCAAGTCGCCTGTCGCGAACCCGACATATAGGGCCACGCACCATTGATAATCCAGCCGCCGTCAACCTTGCGCGCCTTGCCGGGCGGGTTATACGCGCCGCACACCGGCTGCGGTCCGTCGGCAAAAACAGCGTCCTGCACGCTGTCCGGCGCAAGGCTGGTGACCCAGGTAGTGCCATTGATGATCTGCATGACCCAGCTTACTGCCGGGTCGCCTTTGGCGATCTCCATCTGGACGCGGGAGAAATCGGTGGGCGAAAGGCCAAAGCCGCCGAGGCGTTGCGGCACGATCAGTTGCAGGAAACCTTCTTCCTTGAGCATCCGGTCAACCGCTTCGGTCGGATTGCGGCGCTTTTCGCCTTCGGGTGCCTGTTCGGTTAGAAACGGGCGTAGTTCCTTTGCCCGGGCGACGATCTTGTCGGCGACCGACTTGTCGGCCCATGCGCCAACTTGCCCAACAGGTGCTTTTGCCAAAGTAGCCATTTCATGCATCCTTTCGATTATTCAGACAGTCTGGTCGGCGGTTTCGAGTAGCCATTTTTCAAGGCTGTCCGCGCTTTCATTCCAGAGCATCAACCAGTTCTCGTCGGCTGGCACCAGAAGGGTGCTCAACTGGAGGCGAACAAGTATTTCAACGAAAGCTATGGCATTTATAGTCTTGCCAAGCTTTACCTCGATATATTTGAAGGTAGGTTCCAACGCCGAATGGACGGCCAGCTTGTATCGGGCGAACCTACTGCGGAAGAACGACAGGTGAAACCGCGGTTCGACTTCGAAAACGCGATCGGGGGAATTCTCATTGGTGTAGCGCGCATAGAACTGCATCACCTGCCGGAACCGTTCGATCGGGTCATCGATGCCTTCCGCCGCTTCGCGAATGCCATTTTCGAACCCGATGCAGACAAACTCTGCGACTGCGGCAAGTACGTCGTCCTTGCTGGAGAAATAGCGATAAAGCGTGCCGCGCGAGACGCCGCTCGCTTCGATGATGTCGCTCATCGAAAGGCGCCTGACGCCGCGCTCGGCTATGGCATCCAGCGCTCCCGACAGGATCTTTATGACGCTGGGAGACATAACAAAATCGTCTCCTACCTCGGCAGAGGCGGCAAATTCAGGCTGGAACTTCATGTTTCCCCCTTTTCAAGTTCTTTGAGATTGTGGGGGATGCTGACATAGCCGGGCAGGTTCTGTCCGCCATCGACATTGATCATTTCACCTGTGACGAAGCGCGACATGTCCGAAGCAAGAAATGCGACGACCGGACCAATGTCATTTTCAGGGTCGCCCGCGCGCTTGAGCGGATTGGTCGCAACGACATTTTCAAGAAAGCCTGGAACCTCGTCGACCAGCTTTGCGAAGATCTGGCCAAGGCCGGTCGGAGCGATGGCATTAACGCGGATATTGAAGCGGCCCCATTCAACCGCGGCACTACGAGTCAACCCGA
Coding sequences:
- a CDS encoding malonic semialdehyde reductase codes for the protein MAADLETIFAEARTFNGYNERSVPSALLRELYDHLKWGPTSANSCPARFVFVTSGEAKERLLACVNEGNLAKVRSAPVTAIVAADTRFYEEMPKLFPSRDFASAFAGKTAVIDDLLARNVPLQGAYMIVAARGLGLDCGPMSGFDAEALNRALFPEGRWKANFICALGYGDRTSLFPRNPRLPFEDACRIV
- a CDS encoding TetR/AcrR family transcriptional regulator, yielding MKFQPEFAASAEVGDDFVMSPSVIKILSGALDAIAERGVRRLSMSDIIEASGVSRGTLYRYFSSKDDVLAAVAEFVCIGFENGIREAAEGIDDPIERFRQVMQFYARYTNENSPDRVFEVEPRFHLSFFRSRFARYKLAVHSALEPTFKYIEVKLGKTINAIAFVEILVRLQLSTLLVPADENWLMLWNESADSLEKWLLETADQTV
- a CDS encoding NAD(P)/FAD-dependent oxidoreductase → MATHPNIEADLFDVVVIGAGHNGMAAAGYLAREGKKVLVVERLDKVGGMTSSGYMIPEAPGHLVTPCAVELLFARKSGIIEDFDLPRYGLRTVDPDPTYAYLHPDGSSIALFYDYRRTAEDIARINRNDGKAYLEFMKTLNVMMDIGFPIMMSEPGRPDVKNMSKMIGSAVRNVRLKDELVALSKATADQVACERFEHPATIALLLGIAAGAGPVDDDGNAAAYMIFAVTHKYGTGKPIGSLQSFADALARSIEASGAQIELNAPVAEIIVDDGAAKGVRLHDGRVIRAKMVIATCDPRTAMRLTTPGGVPRTLMKRIEHAPANRSNAAPFLANLAMSGPLTLKKHQDLRHDNADLNKAVGLIGTPDEVRESFAAARRGDIPRRHAVSVTPLSNSDPTQAPPGGSLAYVYLPSIAVDAREGWSQQLKNRTMTSIKTQLGEFYDGLDSEVGRFVETARERERRLNVTNGCVTHVDFGALRAGVHRPATGFGGPKPPFPGFLIGGAGAHPGGGVSGIAGRIAANRAMRELKKMK
- a CDS encoding acyl-CoA dehydrogenase family protein, with amino-acid sequence MATLAKAPVGQVGAWADKSVADKIVARAKELRPFLTEQAPEGEKRRNPTEAVDRMLKEEGFLQLIVPQRLGGFGLSPTDFSRVQMEIAKGDPAVSWVMQIINGTTWVTSLAPDSVQDAVFADGPQPVCGAYNPPGKARKVDGGWIINGAWPYMSGSRQATWTQQGVVLEDYDGPVVPGINMCYIPMSEFEIKDTWFVSGMQGTGSDTAIAKDVFIPDSQMALMNERTGQIDPTKKHFGAPSDLVPAVPMVRTTGLAQLIGAVEAMLEIVTAESGKPVLTTTIGPRTGSGAYMRDLGEAAALVETAKTILFSLAAKLDRVGMGEEFTAEEKVRHRAMGGQIVESIHAASESLMFQAGSSGFSLDKPINRYWRDISMALRHIQNIPTIGYEIQGRALAGGDPIAPPGSY
- a CDS encoding SDR family NAD(P)-dependent oxidoreductase, whose amino-acid sequence is MSAGEFAGKVVLVTGAASGLGRAASIRFASEGGRLCLVDINADGLAETARRIEEAGGECASMAGDLGDPAVCAQAVATAVGAFGRLEVLCNIAGILRFHALEDVTTQDWNTLFAANVSGPFFMMQAAMPHLVESHGNVVNVVSSAAFLGQAYTAPYGATKSALLSLTKSLAMEFMHKPVRINALAPGGMLTGMADGLEIPKHADQSLYSRYFGLRPPSQPEDIVEPLLFLASDRARSVHGACHVADGGITAG
- a CDS encoding cytochrome P450 is translated as MPEAVIPTHVPANLVKPFPYIFGMTTREEPHRGWAPKVHAEGPDIFYAPHAYPGGSPAWVVRRMDHLREIYFDTDTFSSKDFSPFAKLIGENWTNTPAEVDPPNHAKYRKMANPLFTPKAVSSLDGKIRQYAVDYVEAFRQRGECEFMAEFAFEFPIKVFLELMDFPLDHTRQFLEWEYDLLHASDLGKIAAATRKVVDYLREQIEDRRKSPRDDIISYALAVDVEGAKLNDDELVGFSFNLFIGGLDTVSTNMGLQFAHLAREDGDQEFLRQNPEEIPHAIDELMRAYAAVTTFRTCTRETEFHGVKMMPGDKVAMSTTLAGRDPAEFDNPDKVDFGRRPRHVSFGYGLHTCIGMHLAKREMRIALEEFLGRIPQFSVKPGHQLEYHLGMIQPVTLPLVWDV
- a CDS encoding cytochrome P450 produces the protein MTGKYNAMLDQMVRDYSLVTHGYSGVAPANPYPMFEEKRAKCPVMHGDLLQENSIPSMADYMMTGRPVVTLYRYNDIHSVLMNPDDWLSYIVGDGFGAAVDNLLLTAMDGEEHTKYRKTLQKPFMRGQIRKLMETLIRPVVVNEFVEKLRPNGKADLLREFALPFPIRAMYAYFGFPHDEDLLGNLASWAIQVVAAPQTDPEVAKVTIPQSMVAGQSMFETLMPIVQQYRARGEMRNDILGYMMTTEHEGEKFSDEDIANFIRMLLLAAGETTTRSFANMMVQLLEEPDVLEELRQDRSLVPKAVMETMRRDPTAGAVARIAARDMEIGGMTIPKGTAVLCSIASANRDPEVYDDPDRLWLKRPMRPLLSFGFGPHMCLGMHMALTEMEVALEEILDLPGLRFDPDYPKPEIRGLNMRGPDALHVLWDVDGA
- a CDS encoding SDR family NAD(P)-dependent oxidoreductase, which encodes MRKIDLPDFDRAAFSGKYGPWAVIAGASDGTGACYARQLAAMGINLVLISRRQEALDALGKQLASEYGIEFRALVADLTEQGAGGRIVEETADLDVGLYISNAGADGAGNGFLASPVERSLRLLTMNAANVLEATHGFGNRFLKRGKGGIIVMSSGAGLGGQPWLVMYSATKAFELNFVESLWAELDGQNVDILGMGAPIMDTPTLRKSTEGLGMDYTMAYDPDDVCALALASLGKEPLVLVPDGPDEAKIPQIQSDRKTRLLALAEWGKAYTATADA
- a CDS encoding helix-turn-helix domain-containing protein gives rise to the protein MTVTDEDPVDRGVSPNSHDALRRALTMISGKWKLEILWLLYHRTHRFGELQKTIHGVSQHVLTKQLRELEADGLITRKIYAEVPPRVEYSMTDATRELEPTIQSLMLWWENHGSNTRGT